From a single Miscanthus floridulus cultivar M001 chromosome 8, ASM1932011v1, whole genome shotgun sequence genomic region:
- the LOC136476328 gene encoding protein FORGETTER 1-like isoform X2: protein MAGRGASPAASAPVQVRCAGCRGVLAVAPGMTEFICPKCRMAQRLPPELMPPSPPKASPSPPPSGPTPPPPPPPSLPPPPPPPPQTQPMPHPLARRSAPRAQGVDPTKIQLPCARCKAVLNVPHGLERFRCPQCGVDLAVDLSKLCHFLASAGPGFVPPPLPPPPPPPPPVPVPMPMPHLPFLPMMPRLPVPVPMLPMFPPAELPEEINEVAVDVERDEDESGTFGETFIDYRPPKLSLGLPHPDPVVETSSLSAVQPPEPTYKLTIMKELDETNALSSLQIETIVYSCQRHLHHLPTGARAGFFIGDGAGVGKGRTIAGLIWENWQQGRHKALWISIGSDLKYDARRDLDDVGAKCVEVHALNKLPYSKLDSKTIGITDGVVFVTYSSLIASSENRSRLQQLVQWCGSEFDGLLVFDECHKAKNLIPEAGSQPTRTGKAVLEIQDMLPQARVVYCSATGASEPRNLGYMVRLGLWGDRTSFENFHQFLGALEKGGVGALELVAMDMKARGMYVCRTLSYKGANFDVLESLLEERMMNMYRKAAALWVELRVELLSAIEYYAEDKVNSAQIWRLYWASHQRFFRHMCMSAKVPAVVRLAKEALAEEKCVVIGLQSTGEARTEEAVAKYGIEMDDFVSGPRELLLKLVEDNYPLPPKPDCFEQGEEKVQEFQHKRHGSDMSLKGRVSKLGKKEDVREDGGDEYPAQSDHESTESDEDFYMCQICNTEEEKSLLLYCSICASRVHPSCLTPPWTEIVTDDWTCYGCKEKVESYLKERDAYLTELSKRYDAALDRKSKILDIIRSLDLPSNPLDDIIDQLGGPDNVAEITGRRGMLIRASDGKGVIYQARNTKEVALDMINMHEKQQFMDGEKNVAIISEAGSAGVSLHADRRAKNQRRRVHITLELPWSADRAIQQFGRTHRSNQTSAPEYRLLFTNLGGEKRFASIVAKRLESLGALTQGDRRAGPSLSAFNYDSNYGKKALAMMYRGIMEQDAFPVVPFGCSENQATLEEFITKAKAALVSVGIIRDPIMCNGKNGGKLTGRILDSDMHDVARFLNRILGLFPDIQNRLFDLFTSILDIVIQNARIEGQLDSGIVDIKAKSVEMKDSPKTVHVDTVSGASTVLYTFTVDRGVSWELANAILEERLKDKANSSSDGFYESRKEWMGRRHFLLAFEGSAEGLYRVIRPAVGEASREMPLVELKSKYRKVSSVDKISKGWQEEYDSSSKQCMHGPKCKLGSNCTVGRRLQEINVLGGLILPVWGAVAKALAKQVRLIHKRIRVVRLETTTDNKRFVGLIVPNSAVESVLEGLQWVQDIGD from the exons ATGGCCGGCCGCGGCGCCTCCCCCGCCGCGTCGGCCCCCGTCCAGGTGCGCTGCGCCGGCTGCCGCGGCGTGCTCGCCGTGGCTCCCGGCATGACCGAGTTCATCTGCCCCAAGTGCCGCATGGCGCAGCGCCTCCCGCCGGAGCTCATGCCGCCGTCCCCGCCCAAGGCCTCCCCGTCTCCGCCGCCCTCAGGCCCAACtccgcctccaccacctccaccttcgctgcctccgccgcctccgccgccgcctcagaCTCAGCCAATGCCGCATCCTCTGGCCCGCCGCTCTGCTCCCCGGGCGCAGGGCGTGGACCCCACCAAGATCCAGCTCCCCTGCGCGCGCTGCAAGGCCGTCCTCAACGTGCCTCACGGCCTCGAGCGCTTCCGCTGCCCGCAGTGCGGCGTCGACCTCGCTGTCGACTTGTCCAAGCTCTGCCATTTCCTTGCCTCTGCGGGCCCAGGCTTCGTCCCGCCTCCactcccgccgccaccgccccctCCACCGCCAGTGCCAGTGCCAATGCCAATGCCTCACCTGCCCTTCCTGCCGATGATGCCACGCCTTCCAGTTCCAGTGCCCATGCTGCCCATGTTCCCTCCTGCTGAGCTACCTGAGGAGATCAATGAG GTTGCAGTTGATGTTGAGCGTGATGAAGATGAAAGTGGCACTTTTGGAGAAACTTTCATTGATTAT AGACCTCCCAAGCTATCTCTTGGTCTTCCTCATCCTGACCCTGTAGTAGAAACATCCTCCTTGTCAGCAGTGCAACCTCCTGAACCTACTTACAAGTTGACTATCATGAAAGAATTGGATGAAACCAATGCATTGTCTTCCTTACAGATTGAAACAATAGTGTATTCTTGTCAG AGgcatcttcatcatcttccaACTGGAGCTAGAGCAGGTTTCTTCATCGGTGATGGAGCTGGTGTTGGTAAAGGACGTACCATTGCTGGATTGATCTGGGAAAATTGGCAGCAGGGAAGGCATAAAGCTTT GTGGATATCAATTGGTTCAGACCTGAAATATGATGCTCGCAGAGATCTGGATGATGTTGGTGCAAAATGTGTGGAAG TGCACGCTTTAAATAAGCTTCCATATTCTAAGCTAGACTCTAAAACCATTGGGATCACAGATGGAGTTGTTTTTGTAACTTATAGCAGCTTGATAGCATCCTCTGAGAACCGTTCCCGTTTGCAGCAGTTGGTACAGTGGTGTGGATCTGAGTTTGATGGTCTTCTGGTGTTCGATGAG TGTCACAAGGCCAAAAATCTGATTCCTGAGGCAGGGAGCCAGCCCACACGCACTGGTAAAGCTGTTCTTGAGATTCAG GATATGTTACCTCAAGCACGTGTTGTTTATTGTTCAGCGACTGGTGCATCTGAGCCTCGAAATTTAGGTTATATGGTTCGGCTTGGTCTATGGGGAGATAGAACATCGTTTGAGAATTTCCACCAATTTCTAG GTGCTCTTGAGAAAGGAGGTGTGGGTGCTCTTGAACTTGTTGCTATGGACATGAAAGCCAG GGGAATGTATGTTTGCCGTACTCTAAGTTATAAGGGTGCTAACTTTGATGTTCTGGAATCACTTCTGGAGGAAAGAATGATG AATATGTATAGAAAGGCAGCTGCACTTTGGGTTGAACTGCGTGTTGAACTCCTATCAGCCATTGAATATTATGCAGAAGATAAAGTCAATTCAGCTCAAATATGGCGGCTATACTGGGCCAGTCATCAG CGTTTCTTTAGGCATATGTGTATGTCTGCAAAGGTACCTGCTGTTGTGAGATTGGCAAAAGAAGCCTTAGCAGAAGAAAAATGTGTGGTGATTGGTCTCCAGAGCACTGGAGAAGCTCGAACAGAGGAAGCTGTTGCTAAATAT gGCATTGAAATGGATGATTTCGTTTCTGGTCCTAGAGAGCTTCTTCTTAAGCTGGTAGAAGATAATTATCCTTTGCCTCCAAAGCCTGATTGTTTTGAACAAG GTGAAGAAAAAGTCCAGGAGTTTCAGCACAAGCGGCATGGATCTGATATGTCCTTGAAAGGGCGAGTTAGTAAACTTGGAAAAAAGGAAGATGTGAGAGAAGATGGAGGTGATGAGTACCCTGCACA GTCAGATCATGAATCAACAGAATCTGATGAGGACTTCTATATGTGTCAGATTTGCAACACTGAGGAG GAGAAAAGCTTGTTGCTTTATTGCTCTATTTGTGCTTCACGGGTTCACCCTAGTTGCCTCACTCCACCTTGGACTGAAATTGTGACTGACGATTGGACATGTTATGGTTGCAAGGAGAAAGTAGAAAGCTACTTAAAAGAAAGAGATGCTTACTTGACTGAACTCTCAAAGAG GTATGATGCTGCATTGGACAGAAAGTCAAAGATTCTTGACATAATCCGCTCCTTGGATTTACCTAGTAATCCTTTAGATGATATCATCGATCAG CTTGGTGGTCCTGACAATGTTGCAGAAATAACTGGACGACGTGGTATGCTAATAAGAGCATCAGATGGAAAAGGTGTTATTTACCAGGCGCGGAACAC GAAAGAAGTTGCATTGGACATGATCAATATGCATGAAAAGCAGCAGTTCATGGATGGAGAAAAGAATGTTGCCATAATATCAGAAGCAGGATCAGCTGGTGTTTCTCTACATGCTGATCGAAGGGCAAAAAATCAG AGGAGAAGAGTGCACATAACACTAGAGCTTCCTTGGAGTGCAGACCGTGCAATTCAGCAGTTTGGTAGAACTCATCGTTCTAATCAAACTTCTGCACCTGAATATAG GCTTCTTTTCACAAACCTCGGTGGTGAAAAGCGATTTGCTTCAATCGTGGCAAAGAGACTGGAGTCTCTTGGAGCTTTAACGCAAGGAGATCGAAG AGCTGGACCATCACTTAGCGCCTTTAACTATGACAGTAATTATGGAAAGAAAGCCCTCGCAATGATGTACAGAGGAATAATGGAACAG GATGCCTTTCCTGTTGTGCCTTTTGGATGCTCTGAGAATCAAGCTACTCTTGAAGAGTTCATCACTAAAGCAAAAGCTGCTTTAGTGTCAGTTGGAATTATTAGGGATCCTATAATGT GCAATGGAAAAAATGGTGGAAAGCTTACTGGTAGGATTCTTGATTCTGATATGCATGATGTTGCCCGTTTCCTTAATCGTATTCTGGGATTGTTTCCAGACATCCAGAATAG ATTATTTGATCTTTTCACAAGCATACTTGATATAGTGATTCAGAATGCACGAATTGAAGGGCAACTTGATTCTGGCATTGTTGATATCAAAGCTAAAAGTGTTGAAATGAAAGACTCACCAAAG ACTGTTCATGTTGATACTGTGTCTGGTGCTAGTACAGTATTATATACTTTTACAGTTGACCGTGGAGTTTCTTGGGAA TTAGCAAATGCAATACTTGAAGAAAGGCTGAAAGATAAAGCAAATTCTTCTAGTGATGGATTCTATGAGTCCAGAAAAGAatggatggggagaagacactttCTGCTAGCTTTTGAAGG TTCAGCTGAAGGATTGTACAGAGTAATTCGTCCGGCTGTCGGGGAGGCTTCAAG GGAAATGCCTTTGGTTGAGCTTAAAAGCAAGTACAGGAAGGTCTCATCTGTTGACAAAATTAGTAAAGGCTGGCAAGAAGAGTATGACTCTTCATCCAAACAG TGTATGCACGGGCCAAAATGCAAACTTGGAAGCAATTGCACGGTAGGCAGAAGGTTGCAGGAGATTAATGTATTGGGTGGTCTAATACTTCCTGTATGGGGTGCAGTAGCAAAGGCACTAGCTAAGCAG GTGCGACTGATTCACAAGAGAATACGTGTTGTCCGCTTGGAGACAACAACTGACAACAAGCGGTTCGTTGGACTTATTGTTCCAAATTCTGCAGTGGAGTCGGTACTTGAAG GTTTGCAATGGGTTCAAGATATTGGCGATTGA